A single Vanacampus margaritifer isolate UIUO_Vmar chromosome 14, RoL_Vmar_1.0, whole genome shotgun sequence DNA region contains:
- the LOC144064022 gene encoding uncharacterized protein LOC144064022 isoform X3 has protein sequence MSKRGRRRYSRWRRSSSSSKQSVTRIPYISYKQDKNNSVDYKHNILERGAKECLGKEKNLSGSEDDEKCDNEPPRGEKRLKQDRHISSSQNQNTYNTTTEHTKRAVKIVTSVSVENMKEMPSKITFQQSHEPISENPPHLGTPVTNIININCMGPHVKLEIKEFTQHNTNNINTTVLVINEKQDCTKNFGKIKDEQKWSPNNEQQLEHVANGRSQSTSNYTRSMSEDTTKNAFKCVTSNSQCTDHDEQRSKYPPALINIKPRRKKRLFCKSFSSDQLWDIPPPQEFADMKYCTLEGLVADLNSCKISSCSTGETQERRFDRVPNEESGQTFYDQIKGNADLAPSFDEFLELDNYNSMSMRPSLTTNRSSLTKDFIKCPKTKSCVAGIEHGKCLFPQRIRQPFPSMDTSLTQGFVSYSESFSSGTISPLTQMKSLGIPSMLRKHCFIPFSMPCCDDHPENTFAVSEQLREQSKSDDPNDCIDKTDQSEVADSGFDQEMGELECHSPELCVGRLNQSALAIRVIPPSCSGSEERVVQCHPKLSGQNRDGENENSTVKASTGLFKQSFLMDSNLEHSISTLQHIDGPSLSTFEDIKCKAFNKNANLSLRDEKTKESLLNKESCCSEDCAKPSASFPANGFLNTATNIQEHPNTSERPDKKSITRCSLEAKEHLKLLSLNDADSGTPDSWAKRRKLSKDSKQWSSAGRSSFTSDITEESVSEDVHSMDLTIQDNENKGFYAETFHSTAWLYQGKKDVPSSIPSSTRTRTISIRERTVKINKGTRDYPWGFRIQFSKPIVVTEVDTNGAAEEASLMVGDYVLAVNGTDVTSISHSEAANLARQGPEELTLTIGSDIGRSPNTPRPACRGYLHKRTQSGLIRGWRKRWFVLTHDCWLYYYRHKRDEGKSQALAALKMEGGEVGPDLSLGKAFVLKCHPLSANRVYYLCATSNQEMKSGWKLWRERFILLCRHY, from the exons ATGAGcaagagggggaggaggagataCAGTCGGTGGAGGAGGAGCTCCAGCAGCAGTAAAC aaagtGTCACCAGGATACCATACATTTCATACAAGCAGGATAAAAACAACAGTGTGGACTATAAACATAACATCCTTGAAAGAGGGGCGAAAGAATGTcttgggaaggaaaaaaatctgtcaggATCAGAAGATGATGAAAAATGTGACAATGAGCCACCAAGGGGGGAGAAAAGACTAAAGCAAGATCGTCATATCAGTTCATCTCAGAACCAAAATACTTACAACACTACCACAGAGCACACCAAGAGGGCAGTGAAGATAGTAACATCTGTGTCTGTTGAAAATATGAAAGAAATGCCCTCAAAGATCACATTTCAGCAGTCGCATGAGCCTATAAGCGAAAATCCTCCTCATTTAGGTACGCCAGTTACAAACATCATCAATATTAATTGCATGGGGCCACATGTGAAGCTTGAAATTAAAGAATTCACTCAGCACAATACCAATAACATCAATACCACTGTTCTTGTTATAAATGAAAAGCAAGACTGTACTAAGAACTTTGGCAAGATCAAAGACGAACAAAAGTGGAGTCCAAATAACGAGCAACAATTAGAGCACGTGGCCAATGGCAGAAGTCAAAGTACATCAAATTATACACGCAGCATGAGTGAGGACACAAccaaaaatgcattcaaatgtgTAACAAGCAACAGTCAATGCACAGATCATGATGAGCAAAGATCAAAATACCCACCGGCACTGATAAACATCAAGCCTCGAAGAAAGAAGAGGCTCTTTTGCAAAAGCTTCAGTAGTGATCAGCTCTGGGACATTCCACCTCCTCAAGAGTTTGCTGACATGAAATATTGTACTTTGGAAGGCCTGGTAGCCGATCTGAATTCTTGTAAGATTAGTTCCTGCAGCACAGGTGAGACGCAAGAAAGACGATTTGACCGAGTACCCAATGAAGAATCTGGACAGACATTTTATGATCAAATCAAGGGAAATGCAGATTTGGCCCCTTCATTTGATGAGTTCTTAGAGTTAGACAATTACAACTCCATGTCCATGAGACCTTCATTGACTACCAACAGGTCTAGTTTGACCAAAGATTTCATCAAATGCCCGAAAACAAAATCCTGTGTTGCTGGTATAGAACACGGCAAATGCTTGTTCCCACAGAGAATACGTCAGCCGTTTCCTAGCATGGATACAAGTTTGACGCAAGGTTTTGTGTCCTACAGCGAATCTTTTTCCTCAGGAACCATCTCCCCTTTGACCCAAATGAAGAGTTTGGGGATCCCAAGCATGCTCAGAAAACATTGCTTCATACCTTTCAGCATGCCCTGCTGTGATGATCATCCTGAGAACACATTTGCAGTCAGTGAACAACTTCGAGAACAAAGCAAATCTGATGATCCTAATGATTGCATCGATAAAACTGATCAAAGTGAGGTCGCAGACAGTGGATTCGACCAAGAAATGGGAGAACTGGAGTGCCACAGTCCAGAGCTCTGTGTAGGACGGCTTAACCAAAGCGCACTAGCCATTCGAGTGATTCCTCCATCCTGCAGTGGTTCAGAGGAACGCGTTGTGCAATGCCACCCTAAGTTATCAGGCCAGAACAGGGATGGCGAAAATGAAAATTCAACAGTTAAGGCATCAACTGGTTTATTCAAGCAAAGTTTTCTCATGGACTCAAATTTGGAACACAGTATATCCACTTTGCAGCACATTGACGGCCCTTCACTAAGCACCTTTGAAGACATTAaatgtaaagcatttaataaaaatgccaATCTGTCCCTGAGAGATGAGAAGACAAAAGAGTCACTACTGAACAAAGAAAGCTGTTGTTCAGAAGACTGTGCTAAACCTTCTGCATCATTTCCTGCCAATGGATTTTTAAACACAGCAACAAACATTCAAGAACATCCCAATACCAGTGAGAGACCGGATAAAAAGTCCATAACAAGAT GCTCACTGGAGGCCAAAGAGCATCTGAAACTTCTTAGCCTCAACGATGCAGACAGCGGTACGCCTGACTCCTGGGCCAAGAGGCGAAAACTTTCCAAGGACAGCAAACAGTGGAGCTCTGCTGGACGAAGCTCGTTTACCAGTGACATCACAGAGGAATCAG tatcaGAGGATGTTCACTCGATGGACTTGACAATTCAAgacaatgaaaacaaaggaTTCTATGCAGAGACTTTCCATTCCACTGCATGGCTATATCaaggaaagaaagatgtccCCAGTTCTATTCCTTCCAGCACTCGAACTCGAACTATTTCAA TTCGTGAGAGGACTGTCAAGATCAACAAAGGGACAAGAGACTACCCTTGGGGCTTTCGAATACAGTTCTCTAAACCCATTGTGGTCACAGAAGTTGACACAA ATGGTGCGGCAGAAGAAGCGAGTTTGATGGTCGGTGACTACGTTCTGGCTGTCAATGGAACTGATGTCACCAGTATTTCTCACTCCGAGGCAGCTAATTTGGCCCGCCAAG GTCCAGAGGAGCTAACGTTGACTATTGGTTCAGATATTGGTCGCAGTCCTAATACCCCCAGACCAGCATGTCGTGGATATCTTCACAAGCGTACACAGTCTGGTCTGATTCGAGGCTGGAGGAAGAGGTGGTTTGTGCTCACACATGACTGCTGGCTTTATTACTACAGACACAAACGG GATGAAGGCAAAAGTCAAGCTTTAGCAGCTTTAAAGATGGAAGGGGGTGAGGTGGGGCCGGATCTTTCCCTTGGTAAAGCTTTTGTGTTAAAGTGCCATCCTCTATCTGCGAATAGGGTGTACTACCTCTGTGCAACTTCCAACCAGGAGATGAAAA gTGGTTGGAAGCTATGGAGAGAGCGATTCATCCTATTATGCAG GCACTACTGA
- the LOC144064022 gene encoding uncharacterized protein LOC144064022 isoform X4: MSKRGRRRYSRWRRSSSSSKQSVTRIPYISYKQDKNNSVDYKHNILERGAKECLGKEKNLSGSEDDEKCDNEPPRGEKRLKQDRHISSSQNQNTYNTTTEHTKRAVKIVTSVSVENMKEMPSKITFQQSHEPISENPPHLGTPVTNIININCMGPHVKLEIKEFTQHNTNNINTTVLVINEKQDCTKNFGKIKDEQKWSPNNEQQLEHVANGRSQSTSNYTRSMSEDTTKNAFKCVTSNSQCTDHDEQRSKYPPALINIKPRRKKRLFCKSFSSDQLWDIPPPQEFADMKYCTLEGLVADLNSCKISSCSTGETQERRFDRVPNEESGQTFYDQIKGNADLAPSFDEFLELDNYNSMSMRPSLTTNRSSLTKDFIKCPKTKSCVAGIEHGKCLFPQRIRQPFPSMDTSLTQGFVSYSESFSSGTISPLTQMKSLGIPSMLRKHCFIPFSMPCCDDHPENTFAVSEQLREQSKSDDPNDCIDKTDQSEVADSGFDQEMGELECHSPELCVGRLNQSALAIRVIPPSCSGSEERVVQCHPKLSGQNRDGENENSTVKASTGLFKQSFLMDSNLEHSISTLQHIDGPSLSTFEDIKCKAFNKNANLSLRDEKTKESLLNKESCCSEDCAKPSASFPANGFLNTATNIQEHPNTSERPDKKSITRCSLEAKEHLKLLSLNDADSGTPDSWAKRRKLSKDSKQWSSAGRSSFTSDITEESVSEDVHSMDLTIQDNENKGFYAETFHSTAWLYQGKKDVPSSIPSSTRTRTISIRERTVKINKGTRDYPWGFRIQFSKPIVVTEVDTNGAAEEASLMVGDYVLAVNGTDVTSISHSEAANLARQGPEELTLTIGSDIGRSPNTPRPACRGYLHKRTQSGLIRGWRKRMKAKVKL, translated from the exons ATGAGcaagagggggaggaggagataCAGTCGGTGGAGGAGGAGCTCCAGCAGCAGTAAAC aaagtGTCACCAGGATACCATACATTTCATACAAGCAGGATAAAAACAACAGTGTGGACTATAAACATAACATCCTTGAAAGAGGGGCGAAAGAATGTcttgggaaggaaaaaaatctgtcaggATCAGAAGATGATGAAAAATGTGACAATGAGCCACCAAGGGGGGAGAAAAGACTAAAGCAAGATCGTCATATCAGTTCATCTCAGAACCAAAATACTTACAACACTACCACAGAGCACACCAAGAGGGCAGTGAAGATAGTAACATCTGTGTCTGTTGAAAATATGAAAGAAATGCCCTCAAAGATCACATTTCAGCAGTCGCATGAGCCTATAAGCGAAAATCCTCCTCATTTAGGTACGCCAGTTACAAACATCATCAATATTAATTGCATGGGGCCACATGTGAAGCTTGAAATTAAAGAATTCACTCAGCACAATACCAATAACATCAATACCACTGTTCTTGTTATAAATGAAAAGCAAGACTGTACTAAGAACTTTGGCAAGATCAAAGACGAACAAAAGTGGAGTCCAAATAACGAGCAACAATTAGAGCACGTGGCCAATGGCAGAAGTCAAAGTACATCAAATTATACACGCAGCATGAGTGAGGACACAAccaaaaatgcattcaaatgtgTAACAAGCAACAGTCAATGCACAGATCATGATGAGCAAAGATCAAAATACCCACCGGCACTGATAAACATCAAGCCTCGAAGAAAGAAGAGGCTCTTTTGCAAAAGCTTCAGTAGTGATCAGCTCTGGGACATTCCACCTCCTCAAGAGTTTGCTGACATGAAATATTGTACTTTGGAAGGCCTGGTAGCCGATCTGAATTCTTGTAAGATTAGTTCCTGCAGCACAGGTGAGACGCAAGAAAGACGATTTGACCGAGTACCCAATGAAGAATCTGGACAGACATTTTATGATCAAATCAAGGGAAATGCAGATTTGGCCCCTTCATTTGATGAGTTCTTAGAGTTAGACAATTACAACTCCATGTCCATGAGACCTTCATTGACTACCAACAGGTCTAGTTTGACCAAAGATTTCATCAAATGCCCGAAAACAAAATCCTGTGTTGCTGGTATAGAACACGGCAAATGCTTGTTCCCACAGAGAATACGTCAGCCGTTTCCTAGCATGGATACAAGTTTGACGCAAGGTTTTGTGTCCTACAGCGAATCTTTTTCCTCAGGAACCATCTCCCCTTTGACCCAAATGAAGAGTTTGGGGATCCCAAGCATGCTCAGAAAACATTGCTTCATACCTTTCAGCATGCCCTGCTGTGATGATCATCCTGAGAACACATTTGCAGTCAGTGAACAACTTCGAGAACAAAGCAAATCTGATGATCCTAATGATTGCATCGATAAAACTGATCAAAGTGAGGTCGCAGACAGTGGATTCGACCAAGAAATGGGAGAACTGGAGTGCCACAGTCCAGAGCTCTGTGTAGGACGGCTTAACCAAAGCGCACTAGCCATTCGAGTGATTCCTCCATCCTGCAGTGGTTCAGAGGAACGCGTTGTGCAATGCCACCCTAAGTTATCAGGCCAGAACAGGGATGGCGAAAATGAAAATTCAACAGTTAAGGCATCAACTGGTTTATTCAAGCAAAGTTTTCTCATGGACTCAAATTTGGAACACAGTATATCCACTTTGCAGCACATTGACGGCCCTTCACTAAGCACCTTTGAAGACATTAaatgtaaagcatttaataaaaatgccaATCTGTCCCTGAGAGATGAGAAGACAAAAGAGTCACTACTGAACAAAGAAAGCTGTTGTTCAGAAGACTGTGCTAAACCTTCTGCATCATTTCCTGCCAATGGATTTTTAAACACAGCAACAAACATTCAAGAACATCCCAATACCAGTGAGAGACCGGATAAAAAGTCCATAACAAGAT GCTCACTGGAGGCCAAAGAGCATCTGAAACTTCTTAGCCTCAACGATGCAGACAGCGGTACGCCTGACTCCTGGGCCAAGAGGCGAAAACTTTCCAAGGACAGCAAACAGTGGAGCTCTGCTGGACGAAGCTCGTTTACCAGTGACATCACAGAGGAATCAG tatcaGAGGATGTTCACTCGATGGACTTGACAATTCAAgacaatgaaaacaaaggaTTCTATGCAGAGACTTTCCATTCCACTGCATGGCTATATCaaggaaagaaagatgtccCCAGTTCTATTCCTTCCAGCACTCGAACTCGAACTATTTCAA TTCGTGAGAGGACTGTCAAGATCAACAAAGGGACAAGAGACTACCCTTGGGGCTTTCGAATACAGTTCTCTAAACCCATTGTGGTCACAGAAGTTGACACAA ATGGTGCGGCAGAAGAAGCGAGTTTGATGGTCGGTGACTACGTTCTGGCTGTCAATGGAACTGATGTCACCAGTATTTCTCACTCCGAGGCAGCTAATTTGGCCCGCCAAG GTCCAGAGGAGCTAACGTTGACTATTGGTTCAGATATTGGTCGCAGTCCTAATACCCCCAGACCAGCATGTCGTGGATATCTTCACAAGCGTACACAGTCTGGTCTGATTCGAGGCTGGAGGAAGAG GATGAAGGCAAAAGTCAAGCTTTAG
- the LOC144064022 gene encoding uncharacterized protein LOC144064022 isoform X2 — MSKRGRRRYSRWRRSSSSSKQSVTRIPYISYKQDKNNSVDYKHNILERGAKECLGKEKNLSGSEDDEKCDNEPPRGEKRLKQDRHISSSQNQNTYNTTTEHTKRAVKIVTSVSVENMKEMPSKITFQQSHEPISENPPHLGTPVTNIININCMGPHVKLEIKEFTQHNTNNINTTVLVINEKQDCTKNFGKIKDEQKWSPNNEQQLEHVANGRSQSTSNYTRSMSEDTTKNAFKCVTSNSQCTDHDEQRSKYPPALINIKPRRKKRLFCKSFSSDQLWDIPPPQEFADMKYCTLEGLVADLNSCKISSCSTGETQERRFDRVPNEESGQTFYDQIKGNADLAPSFDEFLELDNYNSMSMRPSLTTNRSSLTKDFIKCPKTKSCVAGIEHGKCLFPQRIRQPFPSMDTSLTQGFVSYSESFSSGTISPLTQMKSLGIPSMLRKHCFIPFSMPCCDDHPENTFAVSEQLREQSKSDDPNDCIDKTDQSEVADSGFDQEMGELECHSPELCVGRLNQSALAIRVIPPSCSGSEERVVQCHPKLSGQNRDGENENSTVKASTGLFKQSFLMDSNLEHSISTLQHIDGPSLSTFEDIKCKAFNKNANLSLRDEKTKESLLNKESCCSEDCAKPSASFPANGFLNTATNIQEHPNTSSLEAKEHLKLLSLNDADSGTPDSWAKRRKLSKDSKQWSSAGRSSFTSDITEESVSEDVHSMDLTIQDNENKGFYAETFHSTAWLYQGKKDVPSSIPSSTRTRTISIRERTVKINKGTRDYPWGFRIQFSKPIVVTEVDTNGAAEEASLMVGDYVLAVNGTDVTSISHSEAANLARQGPEELTLTIGSDIGRSPNTPRPACRGYLHKRTQSGLIRGWRKRWFVLTHDCWLYYYRHKRDEGKSQALAALKMEGGEVGPDLSLGKAFVLKCHPLSANRVYYLCATSNQEMKRWLEAMERAIHPIMQRHVWVDVTRHNSSLPPLAVKKPECLGLLHKMDKSKDTWEQHYSILKDGCLYFYSGIRATHAHGGIYLQGYMVREQNFGSKKSIIELKPPSDEFKTFYFCADNPNENKRWIIAFKASINKWLPLHQVLQHDISRPPEATRM, encoded by the exons ATGAGcaagagggggaggaggagataCAGTCGGTGGAGGAGGAGCTCCAGCAGCAGTAAAC aaagtGTCACCAGGATACCATACATTTCATACAAGCAGGATAAAAACAACAGTGTGGACTATAAACATAACATCCTTGAAAGAGGGGCGAAAGAATGTcttgggaaggaaaaaaatctgtcaggATCAGAAGATGATGAAAAATGTGACAATGAGCCACCAAGGGGGGAGAAAAGACTAAAGCAAGATCGTCATATCAGTTCATCTCAGAACCAAAATACTTACAACACTACCACAGAGCACACCAAGAGGGCAGTGAAGATAGTAACATCTGTGTCTGTTGAAAATATGAAAGAAATGCCCTCAAAGATCACATTTCAGCAGTCGCATGAGCCTATAAGCGAAAATCCTCCTCATTTAGGTACGCCAGTTACAAACATCATCAATATTAATTGCATGGGGCCACATGTGAAGCTTGAAATTAAAGAATTCACTCAGCACAATACCAATAACATCAATACCACTGTTCTTGTTATAAATGAAAAGCAAGACTGTACTAAGAACTTTGGCAAGATCAAAGACGAACAAAAGTGGAGTCCAAATAACGAGCAACAATTAGAGCACGTGGCCAATGGCAGAAGTCAAAGTACATCAAATTATACACGCAGCATGAGTGAGGACACAAccaaaaatgcattcaaatgtgTAACAAGCAACAGTCAATGCACAGATCATGATGAGCAAAGATCAAAATACCCACCGGCACTGATAAACATCAAGCCTCGAAGAAAGAAGAGGCTCTTTTGCAAAAGCTTCAGTAGTGATCAGCTCTGGGACATTCCACCTCCTCAAGAGTTTGCTGACATGAAATATTGTACTTTGGAAGGCCTGGTAGCCGATCTGAATTCTTGTAAGATTAGTTCCTGCAGCACAGGTGAGACGCAAGAAAGACGATTTGACCGAGTACCCAATGAAGAATCTGGACAGACATTTTATGATCAAATCAAGGGAAATGCAGATTTGGCCCCTTCATTTGATGAGTTCTTAGAGTTAGACAATTACAACTCCATGTCCATGAGACCTTCATTGACTACCAACAGGTCTAGTTTGACCAAAGATTTCATCAAATGCCCGAAAACAAAATCCTGTGTTGCTGGTATAGAACACGGCAAATGCTTGTTCCCACAGAGAATACGTCAGCCGTTTCCTAGCATGGATACAAGTTTGACGCAAGGTTTTGTGTCCTACAGCGAATCTTTTTCCTCAGGAACCATCTCCCCTTTGACCCAAATGAAGAGTTTGGGGATCCCAAGCATGCTCAGAAAACATTGCTTCATACCTTTCAGCATGCCCTGCTGTGATGATCATCCTGAGAACACATTTGCAGTCAGTGAACAACTTCGAGAACAAAGCAAATCTGATGATCCTAATGATTGCATCGATAAAACTGATCAAAGTGAGGTCGCAGACAGTGGATTCGACCAAGAAATGGGAGAACTGGAGTGCCACAGTCCAGAGCTCTGTGTAGGACGGCTTAACCAAAGCGCACTAGCCATTCGAGTGATTCCTCCATCCTGCAGTGGTTCAGAGGAACGCGTTGTGCAATGCCACCCTAAGTTATCAGGCCAGAACAGGGATGGCGAAAATGAAAATTCAACAGTTAAGGCATCAACTGGTTTATTCAAGCAAAGTTTTCTCATGGACTCAAATTTGGAACACAGTATATCCACTTTGCAGCACATTGACGGCCCTTCACTAAGCACCTTTGAAGACATTAaatgtaaagcatttaataaaaatgccaATCTGTCCCTGAGAGATGAGAAGACAAAAGAGTCACTACTGAACAAAGAAAGCTGTTGTTCAGAAGACTGTGCTAAACCTTCTGCATCATTTCCTGCCAATGGATTTTTAAACACAGCAACAAACATTCAAGAACATCCCAATACCA GCTCACTGGAGGCCAAAGAGCATCTGAAACTTCTTAGCCTCAACGATGCAGACAGCGGTACGCCTGACTCCTGGGCCAAGAGGCGAAAACTTTCCAAGGACAGCAAACAGTGGAGCTCTGCTGGACGAAGCTCGTTTACCAGTGACATCACAGAGGAATCAG tatcaGAGGATGTTCACTCGATGGACTTGACAATTCAAgacaatgaaaacaaaggaTTCTATGCAGAGACTTTCCATTCCACTGCATGGCTATATCaaggaaagaaagatgtccCCAGTTCTATTCCTTCCAGCACTCGAACTCGAACTATTTCAA TTCGTGAGAGGACTGTCAAGATCAACAAAGGGACAAGAGACTACCCTTGGGGCTTTCGAATACAGTTCTCTAAACCCATTGTGGTCACAGAAGTTGACACAA ATGGTGCGGCAGAAGAAGCGAGTTTGATGGTCGGTGACTACGTTCTGGCTGTCAATGGAACTGATGTCACCAGTATTTCTCACTCCGAGGCAGCTAATTTGGCCCGCCAAG GTCCAGAGGAGCTAACGTTGACTATTGGTTCAGATATTGGTCGCAGTCCTAATACCCCCAGACCAGCATGTCGTGGATATCTTCACAAGCGTACACAGTCTGGTCTGATTCGAGGCTGGAGGAAGAGGTGGTTTGTGCTCACACATGACTGCTGGCTTTATTACTACAGACACAAACGG GATGAAGGCAAAAGTCAAGCTTTAGCAGCTTTAAAGATGGAAGGGGGTGAGGTGGGGCCGGATCTTTCCCTTGGTAAAGCTTTTGTGTTAAAGTGCCATCCTCTATCTGCGAATAGGGTGTACTACCTCTGTGCAACTTCCAACCAGGAGATGAAA aggTGGTTGGAAGCTATGGAGAGAGCGATTCATCCTATTATGCAG CGCCACGTGTGGGTGGATGTCACCAGACACAACTCCAGTCTCCCTCCACTGGCTGTGAAAAAGCCAGAGTGCCTTGGGTTGCTTCATAAAATGGACAAAAGCAAGGATACCTGGGAGCAGCACTACTCCATTTTAAAGGATGGCTGCCTCTACTTTTACAGTGGTATCCGTGCAACCCACGCACATG GAGGGATCTACCTTCAGGGTTATATGGTGCGAGAACAGAATTTTGGAAGCAAGAAATCCATCATTGAGCTGAAACCCCCATCTGATGAGTTTAAGACTTTCTACTTCTGTGCAGACAATCCTAATGAGAACAAACG ATGGATTATTGCTTTTAAAGCATCGATTAACAAGTGGCTGCCTTTACATCAAGTCCTTCAGCACGACATAAGTCGACCACCAGAGGCAACTAGAATGTAA